In the Malassezia vespertilionis chromosome 1, complete sequence genome, one interval contains:
- a CDS encoding uncharacterized protein (COG:G; EggNog:ENOG503NY5H; TransMembrane:2 (i113-136o156-176i)) produces MRLTHAGMAPPNRDAAENNAGFPEHPLSMVPLQWSKTVSFLRGIGDNDVSGDNLAQGSSERDGFLPYTYPGKEHSRRRSRWSNWREYPWIRAPVMRCLIQVRRAYIVYKKSPILSLAFLVLLTVLGLTIGFATKYLLDPDKERMPWREFCNAQPEFVLADVAHLAPVNILVGVMSYDAAFSRRMVIRDTYARMTVPRHPETDVPLGNVAVKFILARPRKNLAHRIALEMEMYNDIVVLDMAETQKSTKTLNFFRWAAENGTMPVLVPAESSSLHPSVSLDGKYQVQYQLADYVLKADDDAFIVLDQLELRLRAAPRRMAFWGYLVRKQFMAGELYGLSQDLVQYIATSPNVARSRAGKEDSKMTEWIKMHPDAARIAWVAEMCWIYDHPRSWTPYAHGFLFPDHVRKIKDEFRAGISPQELARREGPYQARSYSTTSKWRVAYQPPQPDLSVEESVEALIEGGGRWKGHWYRSPHDLDSQQWYMYSDAVFSANDARLFADRSEPHLNNAFDFEPNYGLASYHHLASPVPKGKFVHITNPYGANYDPFTTSLRNARYLDNAVGRTVAVHYVKKDEWLWETALALLGRDQAWEHASGGAGRAWRMYGSPIVDTSSVSRLSIHLGRRP; encoded by the coding sequence ATGCGTTTGACCCATGCTGGGATGGCACCGCCGAACCGGGATGCCGCCGAGAATAACGCGGGATTCCCGGAGCATCCCCTGTCTATGGTCCCATTACAGTGGTCCAAAACCGTTTCGTTTTTGCGGGGAATTGGGGATAATGACGTGAGCGGCGACAATCTCGCGCAGGGCTCGTCTGAGCGCGACGGGTTCTTGCCGTACACATATCCCGGCAAAGAGCATTCGCGGCGACGCAGCCGGTGGTCGAATTGGAGAGAGTACCCATGGATCCGCGCGCCTGTTATGCGGTGTCTGATCCAGGTACGCCGCGCATACATTGTGTACAAAAAGAGCCCAATTTTGAGCCTGGCCTTTCTTGTGCTGCTAACCGTTCTGGGTCTCACAATCGGCTTTGCCACCAAGTACCTCTTGGATCCAGACAAAGAAAGAATGCCATGGCGTGAGTTCTGCAATGCTCAGCCAGAGTTTGTACTTGCAGACGTCGCGCATTTGGCGCCTGTAAACATACTTGTAGGCGTCATGTCCTACGACGCCGCtttttcgcggcgcatggtGATCCGCGACACGTATGCAAGAATGACTGTGCCGCGACACCCAGAAACAGACGTGCCGCTTGGAAACGTCGCTGTGAAATTTATACTGGCACGCCCGCGAAAGAACTTGGCACAtcgcattgcgctcgaAATGGAAATGTACAATGATATTGTGGTGCTCGACATGGCCGAAACGCAAAAGAGCACAAAGACCCTCAACTTTTTTCGGTGGGCGGCCGAGAATGGGACGATGCCTGTGCTGGTCCCTGCCGAGAGCAGCAGTTTGCACCCCTCTGTCTCGCTCGACGGAAAATACCAAGTCCAGTACCAGCTAGCAGACTACGTGCTCAAAgccgacgacgatgcgttTATCGTCTTGGACCAGTTggagctgcgcctgcgtgccgcgccgcggcgaaTGGCATTTTGGGGATACCTTGTCCGCAAACAATTCATGGCCGGCGAGCTGTATGGACTTTCCCAGGACCTTGTACAGTACATTGCCACCTCGCCCAATGTCGCGCGCTCACGCGCGGGCAAAGAGGACTCGAAAATGACAGAATGGATCAAGATGCACcccgacgcggcgcgcattgcgtGGGTCGCAGAAATGTGCTGGATCTACGACCACCCACGATCCTGGACGCCGTATGCACACGGATTTCTCTTTCCTGATCACGTCCGCAAGATCAAGGATGAATTCCGAGCGGGTATTTCGCCCCAGGagctggcgcggcgagaagGTCCATACCAAGCGCGGTCCTATTCAACCACGAGCAAGTGGCGGGTCGCGTACCAACCTCCCCAGCCAGACCTGAGCGTTGAGGAAAGCGTCGAGGCACTGATCGAAGGTGGCGGGCGCTGGAAGGGGCATTGGTACCGCTCGCCGCACGATCTAGATTCGCAGCAGTGGTACATGTACAGCGACGCTGTGTTTAGTGCAAATgacgcgcgcctctttgcCGACCGCAGCGAGCCGCATCTCAACAATGCATTTGACTTTGAGCCAAACTATGGTCTCGCATCCTACCATCACCTCGCTAGCCCTGTGCCAAAGGGCAAGTTTGTACACATTACAAACCCATACGGCGCAAACTATGATCCGTTCACCACAAGCCTGCGCAATGCCCGGTATCTCGATAATGCGGTGGGCAGAACAGTGGCGGTACACTATGTGAAGAAGGACGAATGGCTCTGGGAGACTGCACTTGCGCTCTTGGGGCGCGATCAAGCGTGGGAGCATGCAagtggcggcgctggtcGTGCATGGCGCATGTACGGTAGCCCGATTGTGGATACGTCCTCTGTGTCGCGGTTGTCGATCCACCTTGGGCGGCGTCCGTAG
- the TFB2 gene encoding RNA polymerase II transcription factor B 52 kDa subunit (BUSCO:EOG09261QR8; EggNog:ENOG503NWP8; COG:K; COG:L): MNAGELPIEVFLKAQPRSVLNRLYEKPASCLAVFRLLPMVARQVIMDMLFLDGPLAIRDCLRLFRQESAGEYTVPVQRMEHLSIIMTRDGDLYMNDIFKKGITGALNGSGDCASFGTPCTPSKSDREKTSVEFLDEYARKQWETILYFMVGSEQTPAPRNTVLFLLQRAGLMQRDSDTMQLSITSAGFQFLLQDINSQLWVLLLQYLRMTEERNMDLVEVLAFFFTVGGLEVGRAYEAKGFSLTQLQTLEELSDYGLVYRPSKAAKYFFPTRLAATLTSTASPLLSSLGAQEAQGYVILETNYRIYAYTSNLLRIAILNLFITLKSRLPNLVVGQLTRDSVKAALKKGITAAQVIAYLSHHAHPQMYKNDPLLPATVSDQIRLWEREKNRVATSVGNLYAEFTSSQDYEQVRDYAQSLGVLQWSSDAKRMFFVAAEGHENVREFIQRRRV; encoded by the exons ATGAACGCAGGGGAGCTGCCGATTGAAGTTTTTCTCAAGGCACAGCCGCGCTCGGTGCTCAATAGACTGTATGAGAAGCcagcgagctgcttggccgTGTTCCG ACTGCTGCCGATGGTAGCGCGGCAGGTTATTATGGACATGCTTTTTCTTGACGGCCCACTCGCCATTCGCGACTGTCTGCGCCTGTTTCGCCAGGAGAGCGCAGG CGAATATACTGTGCCTGTTCAGCGCATGGAACATTTATCCATCATCATgacgcgcgacggcgacttGTACATGAACGACATCTTCAAGAAAGGCATTACTGGCGCGCTTAATGGCAGCGGCGATTGTGCATCTTTTGGCACGCCATGCACGCCATCCAAAAGCGACCGCGAGAAAACCAGCGTCGAATTCTTGGACGAGTATGCGCGGAAGCAGTGGGAGACGATCCTTTACTTTATGGTCGGCAGCGAGCAAAcaccggcgccgcgcaacaCGGTGCTCTTTTTGCTGCAACGTGCAGGTCTTATGCAACGCGATTCCGATACCATGCAACTGAGTATAACGTCGGCAGGGTTCCAGTTCCTGCTACAGGACATCAATTCCCAGCTCTGGGTCCTCCTGCTGCAGTACTTGCGCATGACCGAAGAGCGGAACATGGACCTGGTCGAGGTGCTTGCGTTCTTCTTTACGGTGGGCGGTCTTGAAGTAGGTCGTGCGTACGAAGCCAAAGGCTTCTCCCTTACACAGCTGCAGACGCTCGAAGAGCTCAGCGACTATGGGCTCGTGTACAGGCCGTCCAAAGCTGCGAAATACTTTTTTCCGACGCGGCTAGCGGCAACACTTACATCCACCGCATCTCCTTTGCTTTCttcgcttggcgcgcaggaaGCACAAGGCTATGTCATTCTTGAAACCAACTACCGCATCTATGCGTATACCTCCAATCTTTTGCGCATTGCGATTCTGAATCTCTTCATCACGCTCAAGAGCCGCCTACCGAACCTGGTTGTTGGCCAGCTGACGCGTGATAGCGTCAAAGCGGCGCTAAAAAAGGGAATCACTGCCGCTCAAGTAATTGCGTACCTGAGCCACCATGCACACCCCCAAATGTACAAAAACGACCCGCTTCTGCCCGCGACCGTTTCGGACCAAATCCGGCTGTGGGAGCGCGAAAAGAATCGTGTGGCTACGAGTGTGGGGAATTTATATGCCGAGTTTACGTCGAGTCAAGATTATGAACAGGTGCGCGATTACGCACAGAgccttggcgtgctgcaATGGTCCAGCGATGCAAAGCGCATGTTTTTCGTCGCCGCCGAGGGACATGAAAACGTGCGCGAGTTTAtacagcggcgccgcgtgtaA
- a CDS encoding uncharacterized protein (EggNog:ENOG503NWTI; COG:G), whose protein sequence is MAFTYVQRRLTQTLRSPKWVKRTLTQYGTDAWNLHLAQQCGDDDMVWGPDPFLTPLGEQQAAAVHDAFADELQRADAPPLPNVFCSSPLSRSLDTLHGTWRGIVPRNTPVHVYEGLREVLGKHTCDRRASRHTIERRFSRHGIFPLHFSMPFEEEDMLWSPIRETDDAMRTRVLNALTS, encoded by the exons ATGGCCTTTACG TATGTGCAGCGTAGACTTACCCAGACCTTGCGGAGTCCAAAGTGGGTTAAACGCACACTTACCCAGTACGGCACAGATGCGTGGAATTTgcacctcgcgcagcaatgcggcgacgacgacatGGTTTGGGGGCCCGACCCATTCCTCACGCcgcttggcgagcagcaagcggcggccGTGCACGATGCATTCGCAGACGAGCTTCAGCGTGCagatgcaccgccgctcCCCAACGTGTTCTGCTCCAGTCCTTTGTCGCGCAGCCTCGATACTCTGCACGGCACCTGGCGCGGcattgtgccgcgcaacaCGCCCGTACACGTCTACGAAGGACTGCGCGAAGTGCTGGGCAAACACACGTGCGATCGGCGTGCTTCGCGGCACACGATCGAGCGTCGTTTTTCGCGCCATGGCATCTTCCCTTTGCACTTTTCGATGCCGTTTGAAGAGGAGGATATGCTATGGAGC CCTATCCGCGAGACGGAcgatgcgatgcgcacgcgcgtgctAAATGCATTGACGTCT TAG
- a CDS encoding P-type phospholipid transporter (EggNog:ENOG503NWQ9; COG:P; TransMembrane:10 (i78-95o101-119i444-466o493-515i1074-1096o1102-1123i1153-1173o1193-1210i1217-1240o1260-1280i)) produces MSLVWRKIQEIDLNPETAFRRRRPPPAPRRVVVNADLPPDAVDSKGRVIRSWIYCTNQVKSSKYTLYNFVFKNLLEQFRRVANIFFLVLVILQFFPEFSTISPGVAMLPLLIVLAITMIKDGYEDVKRHQSDRSINLHKTHILAGGGFKNHNATEAKSRSLSFFLGVLRQYVSPVFGVKHKPSPDAAPAAEELPIDSHGHAQSMDISRTLSPTPMSPIDERNTVNFTSPLTSPVSASHEWRSPQQRRSMHSERSRRTSGTHTRKRDSMLSELHHKHDDTLPYWRTRTWEDLKVGDIVKLQNNEEVPADILICSTSEDDGICFVETKNLDGEINLKSRYAVPELSGMRTKEDCMYYHFDVEVESQNTDMYRFNARVNMHDEVNEQGLPLQYPVTLSQVALRGCTLRNTDWTIGVVVMTGLDSKVVLNSGDTPSKRSLMELQMNRMVYVNLAIIAVIAVVCAIADAQLEKHYFNLGAYWEYAATRNDDNPNINGLIAFANSLITFQNFVPISLYISFEVVRTIQALFIFEDHDMYYEKAKRRTTAKSWNLSDELGQIQYIISDKTGTLTQNLMIFRECSVGGTIYKGENAAEAVELLASRQRSEKKVHPDKIHVCPAYEDMPPYQNKRLSEIIDNQSSSDHTIVDAFFHCLSLCHTVHVAQTEEKDQIMYKAESPDEQALVQTAADNGYVFCGRRVNTVQLQVPHTAQREKYEILHVLEFSSARKRMSVVARREADNKLLLFVKGADSMIYSRLADGQRAIRQETDKTLEEFANNGLRTLCFAMAELDVQRYAAWENRYHEASIATEEREERMEELASELERNLYLLGATAIEDRLQDGVPETIADLKRAGINVWVATGDKLETAIAIGYSTMLLAQDMNLIVVRGGEFGTRNSAYQQLERAVERFFGGEEVVESMQHQPPPTGDAQSIVSQRSMASQASLVGGNNGARSGGYALVIDGHALGFVLEEPYSRDLLLRVAVHCRAVVCCRVSPLQKALIVRLIRDGMNGITLAIGDGANDVSMIQAAHVGVGVAGEEGLQAVNSSDYAIGQFRFLKRLVLVHGHWSYYRNSKMINLFFYKQVVHTGTLFWFQIYCAWSTTQAMDYVYLLLYNAIWTVAPVVGIGIFDCNMSDHALMQIPELYAAARERSYFGMMRFFWYMVDGLYQSVVLFFFFMYVYDTTSPRNDGFSIDMYEPTTGMVIATVFAANLYCGLDALAWNWWIVFSIFVGPILIFVFAPIYAAFPPTLIWTYSWGNNYALYRSAQFWFMNILTVVLCLLPRFLYEYWRIMTMPNDVDVVRIIDTREPRHDYVHDPRMPGMRAAQAYESEAMDGDISMRSIHNDDHPLMPVQSRHSSVQYDMSTGQEAIYRGYSFDATDGPIQRPRNRIRQFGSKLNPSHLLRRRTTRKKDEDGAHYISTSDRHAAVLSRGASVAHSDDYTSKRRSFMDDTTMDIGESSDPPLPHVSDAATPSIANASGVSDTFFSVLEGTPSMRNTSGTYMTPRTDMPRFPP; encoded by the coding sequence ATGTCCCTAGTATGGAGAAAGATTCAGGAAATCGATCTGAATCCTGAGACGGCATTTCGCCGCAGAAGGCCACCAcccgcaccgcgccgtgtTGTGGTGAATGCAGACCTGCCACCGGATGCGGTAGACAGCAAAGGACGGGTAATAAGATCGTGGATCTATTGCACGAACCAAGTCAAGTCGTCCAAGTACACCCTGTACAACTTTGTCTTCAAAAACTTGCTGGAGCAGTttcgccgcgtcgcgaatATTTTTTTCTTGGTTTTGGTCATTCTTCAATTCTTCCCAGAATTCTCGACCATTAGTCCTGGTGTTGCCATGCTTCCTTTGCTTATTGTCTTGGCCATCACCATGATCAAGGACGGCTACGAGGACGTGAAGCGACACCAGTCGGACCGTAGTATTAACCTACACAAGACGCACATCctcgccggcggcggcttcAAGAACCACAATGCAACCGAGGCAAAATCACGCAGCTTGTCCTTTTTCTTAGGCGTGTTGCGCCAGTATGTCTCGCCCGTCTTTGGCGTCAAGCACAAGCCAAGCCCtgacgctgcgcccgcCGCAGAGGAGCTTCCGATCGATTCGCACGGCCACGCACAGTCGATGGACATTTCCCGCACTTTATCGCCCACGCCCATGTCGCCGAtcgacgagcgcaacaCTGTAAACTTTACCTCGCCGCTCACTTCACCCGTCTCAGCTTCCCACGAATGGCGCTCTCCTCAGCAGCGCCGGAGCATGCATAGCGAACGCTCACGCCGTACCTCTGGGACACATACGCGCAAACGCGACAGCATGCTGAGCGAGCTACATCACAAGCATGATGACACGTTGCCGTACTGGAGGACGCGTACGTGGGAAGATTTGAAAGTCGGCGACATTGTCAAGCTGCAAAACAACGAAGAGGTCCCTGCGGACATTCTGATTTGCTCCACCAGCGAAGACGACGGCATCTGCTTTGTTGAGACGAAAAACTTGGACGGGGAGATCAACCTCAAGTCGCGGTACGCCGTTCCTGAACTTTCTGGTATGCGCACCAAAGAGGACTGCATGTACTACCACTTTGACGTCGAAGTCGAGTCGCAAAACACAGACATGTATCGCTTCAACGCGCGTGTTAATATGCACGACGAGGTCAACGAGCAAGGTCTCCCGTTGCAGTATCCGGTGACACTGAGCCAAGTTGCACTGCGCGGCTGCACTCTGCGCAACACCGACTGGACTATTGGCGTGGTAGTCATGACTGGCCTTGACTCCAAGGTTGTGCTCAACTCTGGTGATACGCCAAGTAAGCGGAGCTTGATGGAGCTTCAAATGAACCGCATGGTCTACGTGAATCTCGCGATTATCGCCGTGATTGCGGTGGTGTGTGCGAttgccgatgcacagctAGAGAAGCATTACTTTAACCTGGGCGCGTACTGGGAGTACGCTGCGACGCGAAACGACGATAATCCAAACATTAATGGTCTGATTGCGTTTGCCAACTCGCTGATCACCTTCCAAAATTTCGTTCCCATCTCGCTGTACATTTCCTTCGAGGTCGTGCGCACAATACAAGCGCTGTTTATCTTTGAGGACCACGATATGTACTACGAAAAAGCCAAGCGACGCACCACGGCCAAGTCGTGGAATCTGTCCGACGAACTTGGCCAGATCCAGTACATTATCAGCGACAAGACGGGCACACTCACCCAAAACCTAATGATCTTTCGCGAGTGCAGCGTTGGTGGAACGATTTACAAAGGTGAAAACGCCGCGGAGGCGGTTGAACTCCTCGCATCGCGACAGCGCTCAGAGAAAAAAGTGCACCCAGACAAGATTCATGTTTGTCCCGCCTACGAAGACATGCCGCCCTACCAGAACAAGCGCTTGTCAGAGATCATTGACAACCAAAGCAGTTCCGATCACACCATTGTCGACGCCTTCTTCCACTGTCTTTCGCTTTGTCACACAGTCCATGTGGCACAGACAGAAGAAAAAGATCAGATCATGTACAAGGCCGAGTCCCCTGacgagcaagcgcttgtgcagACCGCCGCAGACAATGGCTACGTCTTTTGCGGCCGCCGCGTGAATACAGTGCAGCTCCAGGTGCCCCATaccgcacagcgcgagaAGTACGAGATTTTGCACGTACTCGAGTtttcctcggcgcgcaagcgcatgaGCGTtgtggcgcgccgcgaagcaGACAACAAGCTGCTCCTCTTTGTCAAAGGCGCCGACTCCATGATTTATTCGCGCCTTGCCGATGGCCAGCGGGCGATTCGCCAAGAAACTGACAAGACGCTCGAAGAGTTTGCCAACAATGGTCTGCGCACATTGTGTTTTGCCATGGCCGAGCTCGATGTGCAGCGCTATGCAGCGTGGGAGAACAGGTACCACGAAGCGTCCATCGCGACagaagagcgcgaggaaCGCATGGAAGAGCTCGCCAGTGAGCTGGAACGCAACCTCTACCTGCTGGGCGCGACTGCAATCGAGGACCGTTTGCAAGACGGTGTCCCGGAAACGATTGCTGACTTGAAGCGCGCTGGAATCAATGTTTGGGTCGCGACGGGCGACAAGCTCGAGACGGCAATTGCGATTGGGTACAGCACGATGCTTCTCGCGCAGGACATGAACTTGATCGTTGTCCGCGGCGGTGAAttcggcacgcgcaattCCGCCTACcagcagctggagcgcgctGTAGAGCGATTTTTTGGCGGAGAAGAAGTGGTCGAGTCGATGCAGCACCAGCCGCCGCCCACGGGCGATGCCCAATCGATTGTCTCCCAGCGGAGCATGGCGAGCCAAGCCTCGCTGGTGGGCGGAAATAATGGCGCAAGGAGCGGAGGTTATGCGCTTGTGATTGACGGGCACGCGCTCGGCTTTGTCCTCGAGGAGCCCTACAGCCGTGATTTGCTTCttcgcgtcgctgtgcactgccgcgccgtggtgTGTTGCCGTGTGAGCCCGCTCCAAAAAGCGCTCATTGTCCGCTTGATTCGCGACGGTATGAACGGCATCACACTTGCAATTGGCGATGGTGCAAACGATGTATCCATGatccaagcagcgcacgtaGGCGTCGGTGTGGCTGGCGAAGAAGGTCTTCAAGCGGTGAACTCGTCTGACTATGCCATTGGCCAGTTCCGTTTCCTCAAGCGCCTCGTACTTGTTCATGGGCACTGGTCGTACTACCGCAACAGTAAAATGATCAACCTCTTCTTTTACAAGCAGGTCGTGCACACCGGCACTTTGTTCTGGTTCCAGATTTATTGTGCCTGGTCGACGACCCAAGCAATGGACTATGTTTACCTGCTGCTCTACAATGCGATTTGGACCGTTGCGCCGGTTGTTGGCATCGGCATCTTTGACTGCAATATGTCTGACCACGCGCTCATGCAGATTCCTGAGCTgtacgccgccgcgcgcgagcgctcCTATTTCGGCATGATGCGGTTTTTCTGGTACATGGTAGATGGCCTTTACCAGTCTGTTGTCCTCTTCTTTTTCTTTATGTACGTGTACGACACGACATCTCCGCGCAACGACGGTTTTTCTATCGATATGTACGAGCCGACAACCGGCATGGTGATTGCAACTGTGTTTGCTGCGAATCTCTACTGTGGCTtggacgcgctcgcgtgGAATTGGTGGATTGTTTTTTCCATTTTTGTCGGGCCCATTCTAATATTTGTCTTTGCGCCCATCTACGCGGCCTTCCCCCCTACGCTAATTTGGACATACTCATGGGGCAACAATTACGCACTGTACCGTTCCGCGCAGTTCTGGTTTATGAATATCCTTACCGTCGTGCTCTGTCTGTTGCCGCGCTTTCTGTACGAGTATTGGCGGATCATGACCATGCCCAACGATGTCGATGTCGTGCGGATCATCGATACACGCGAGCCCAGGCACGACTATGTGCACGATCCGCGCATGCCGGggatgcgcgctgcgcaggcatACGAGTCGGAGGCGATGGATGGCGACATttcgatgcgctccatcCACAACGATGACCATCCGCTCATGCCCGTTCAgagcaggcacagcagcgTGCAGTACGATATGAGTACTGGACAAGAGGCGATTTACCGCGGCTACTCATTCGACGCTACCGATGGGCCTATCCAGCGACCGCGCAATCGAATCCGCCAGTTTGGCAGCAAACTCAACCCGTCGCACTTGCTTCGACGGCGCACAACACGGAAGAAGGACGAAGATGGCGCGCACTACATCAGCACCAGCGATCGCCACGCTGCTGTGCTTTCGCGTGGAGCAAGCGTCGCACATTCTGACGATTACACGAGCAAGCGGCGGTCGTTTATGGACGATACCACCATGGATATCGGAGAGAGCAGCGATCCACCTCTCCCGCACGTGTCTGATGCAGCCACACCGAGCATTGCCAACGCTTCTGGCGTCTCTGATACATTTTTCTCTGTTCTAGAAGGGACGCCCAGTATGCGAAATACGTCGGGAACGTACATGACACCGCGCACGGATATGCCGCGCTTTCCTCCGTAG